In Gammaproteobacteria bacterium, the genomic stretch TTGAGCACAACCACTTCGATCTCGTCACCTACGGCAACGATCTCTGACGGATGACGTACACGCTTCCAGGCCATATCGGTAATGTGCAGCAGACCATCGATACCACCGAGGTCAACGAATGAACCGTAGTCGGTAAGGTTTTTAACCACACCTTTAAGACGCGAACCTTCTTCCAGGTTCTTGAGGAGCTCGTCACGTTCGGCCGAGTTCTCGATCTCGAGAACAGCACGACGCGAGACCACAACATTGTTGCGACGCTCATCCAGTTTAATTACTTTAAATTCGTGCTCCTTGCCTTCCAGATAGGATGGATCACGGATAGGACGTACATCAACCAGGGAACCTGGCAAGAAGGCACGCACATGGTCGATATCGACTGTGAAGCCACCTTTAACCCGGCTGGTGATGACACCCTTGATGTTCTCACTGGTTTCAAACGCATGCTCAAGCACTTTCCAGGTGCGGGCACGTTTGGCTTTTTCACGCGACAAACGCGTTTCACCAAAACCATCTTCCAGAGAGTCGAGTGCTACTTCAACGTCGTCACCAACGTTAACCTCGAGCTCGCCAGCGGCGTTTTTAAATTGTGCGATAGGAATTACCGCTTCAGATTTTAGTCCGGCATGGACAATTACAAAATCGTCCTGGATATCTACAACATTACCGATGATGATCTCGCCGTTATTAAACGATTGGTTGGCAATGCTTTGTTCAAATAGTTCTGCAAATGATTCAGTCATAAAATAAGGAGCCGATTGACTCCGCCTCAAATAAATTTTTAAACGAAAGAGTTGTCCTTTTTCTTCCGGGTTAAACAAAAAAAGTTTGCTTTATCCAAAGCAAACAGGTTGAAAACTTACTTCATCGAAATATTGATCAGATCCGGAATTAAACCATTCTGTCTTACGACATCAAATCTTCCACCAAGCGCACGACGATTTGCATAACTTCATCAATACCAATATTGGTGGTGTCGATCTGTATTGCGTCATCGGCGGGTTTGAGAGGAGAACTGCTGCGTGAGGCGTCACGTTCATCCCGAGCTAATATACCCGAGTAAAGCCCATCAATTTTAGCGGAAATCCCCTTCCCTAACAACTGCTTATGGCGTCTTTGCGCCCGTGCTTTGGCACTGGCTGTCAGGTAAAGCTTGAGCGCAGCCTGCGGAAAGACCACTGTGCCCATGTCACGACCGTCTGCGACCAGCCCATTCTCTGTGGCGTAATCACGCTGGCGTTGCAACAAAGCCTCTCGAACCTCGGGCAGTACCGCGACTTTTGAGGCCCTTTCACTGATGGCTTCTGCACGTATGGCCAGACTCACATCCTCGCCATTCAGTAGGACCCGGGTTTCGTCATCGGCGTCTTCTGAGTGGAACACCACTGGCAGATTTCTGGCGATATTGACCAGTGCCGGGACGTCAGCAAGACCGATATTCTCTTGTTCAGACTGCAAGGCCACCAGGCGATACAAAGCCCCGGAATCGAGCAGATCCCAGCCCAGTTTTTGAGCCAAAAGACGCGAGATCGCGCCTTTGCCAGAACCACTGGGGCCGTCAATCGTGATAATTTTATTATTTTTAATTTCAGTCACTTAAGATATTTTATTAAAGTTAAATATATTTAAACATCCAGTGAATTCTAACACGCTTAAGCCATCAAACTCTCAAGGTCAGCGAGAAACGCAGGCCAGGACACATCCACCGCTTTTGGCTCAAGAACATTAATTCTGGACGGCGAGACAAGTGCTGCCACCATGCCCGTCATGGCCAAACGGTGATCGTGCGCGACCTGCCAATCAGCCGGAGCTTCGAGCATGGGTAGCTGCTGTTTGCCACGGATGACCGCCCCGTCTCCAGCACTGATCTCGCAATCCACGCCAATGGCTTTGAGGTTGTCGATCATCAAACCAAGGCGATCACTTTCCTTGACCCTAAGTTCGTGCAATCCTTCAAATACACTCTCGCCTTCTGTCAAAGAGGCCGCCAACATCAGGACCGGGATCTCATCGACCATGTCGGAAACCTCGGCAGGATTGATGTGTACGGGATTGAGTTTACTGTGGGAAATGCGCAGATCGGCGACCGGCTCTTGTCCCAAAAAGCGACTGTTCTGAATCTCGATTCGCGCCCCCATTTTTCGCAAGGCGCGGATCAGACCAGTGCGCGGCGGACTCATCCCGACCTCATTGAGAATGACATCACTGTCAGGCACTAATGCGGCAGCAACCAATATAAAGGCGGCACTGGATGGGTCGGCGGGAACCGTGACGTCTGTACCTGCAAGTTTTTGACCGCCTTGTATAACAACCCGATTCGCACCCGTAGTTTCAATGATTGTTGATTCCAGTTGCACACCAAAACTTGGTAACATTTTTTCGGTATGGTCACGACTGCGCTGGGGCTCGACCAGGGTGGTTTGTCCGTTGGCCTGCAAGCCTGCGAGCAACACGCAGGATTTGACCTGGGCACTGGCCACACCGGAATGGTATTCAATGCCGTGTAACCCGCCGCCATGAATTTTTATTGGCGGTTTGCCATCTTCGGTAGTCACACTCGCGCCCATGCCACGCAAGGGAACCGCTACCCTTTCCATTGGACGTTTGTTCAATGACGCATCACCCGACAAACTGATCTCAATATTTTGCCCTGCCACGGCACCACACAACAAGCGCATTCCGGTACCGGAGTTCTGGCAATCGATCATGCCACTGTCAGGTGCCGTGAAACCTTTCTGCCCAACGCCTTTGATCACAACCATGTCGTCGGTCTTTTCCACAAGCGTGGCGCCCAGATCGATCACGGCCTGCAAGGTGGCTTCCGCATCGGCGGAGTTGAGAGGATGATGCACTGTGGTTATACCCTCTGCCATTGCACCGAAAATATAAGCTCGTTGGGTAATGGATTTATCACCGGGAACACGCAGTGTGCCGGCTAACGGTTTGCTCTTGGCATTAAACAGGATGGATTTTGACATTGTCGGTTATCTGTTACTTCAATTTTTTTATGTCACTTCAGTATTTTTTGCAAAGCCTGAACAAAAAATTCGTTCTCTTGTTTAAGACCAATGCTCACTCGCAAATGATTTGGCAGTCCGTAATTACCAACCGGACGAACAATCACACCCGCCTCCAGCAATTGACGATTCAAGCCGCTCGCCTCCTCGCCCATATCGACTAAAAGGAAATTGGTTGCACTGGGTATTACCGTCAGACCTAAGGCTTTCAGTTCACGGGAAAGATAGGCTTTACCGGTTTCATTGAGTTCGACTGAGCGTTGTAGATAATCTTCATCCTGCAAAGCGGTTTGTGCGGCGACCAAAGCAAGTGAATTTACATTGAATGGCGGACGAATGCGATTCAAAAGATCCGCCACATCAGGATGCGATAAGCAATACCCCACCCGGAAACCGGCTAGGCCGTAAGCTTTTGAAAAGGTTTTAGAGACGACAAGATTAGGATATTTACTTAACCACTTCGAGGTGTCTGGAATATCCTGATCAGTCACGTATTCCGTATAGGCTTCATCTACAACTACCAGTGCTGTATCCGGGACATTGGCCACAAAGGCCTCGAGTTCAGCGGAATCGATCCAGGTACCGGTGGGGTTATTCGGGTTGGCAATAAAAATAAGACGAGTATTCTCATCGACCAATTCCGCCATGGCTTTAAGGTCATGCCCCAATGGTTGCGAGTGAGAAACCGGATTAGCGCTTGCGATTCGTGCTTCGGCATTCACCGCTTTGGTTGCGATTGGATAAACAGCAAATGCATATTGCGAGAAAACCGAATTGTGTTGTGGGGTCAAAAATGCCTGGGCCAGTAATACCAACACATCGTTTGAACCATTACCTAAAGTAATCTGATTCGGATTCAAGCCATGCTTTTCTGCAAGCTGGTCTTTTAATTCAAAACCAGACGCATCCGGATAACGCGCTTGCTCATCCAAAGCCGCAATGACTGCAGATTTAACCCTGTCACTTGGCCCTAACGGATTCTCATTGGACGCAAGTTTTACAATCTGCTCAAGACCCAACTCGCGTTGTAGTTCCGACACGGGTTTACCTGGAACATATGGCTTAAGGTCTCGTACACCGGCTTGGGCAAGTGAGTAGAAATCGATCTGTTTCGACATAGAATTTAACAGTATTTAAATAAAAAAAAAGGACAGTCTTTTAACTAGGTATCCAGTTTAGCCTATCCTTCAGTGAGGTGCTTAATAAGCGACAATTGCTTTTACGCTTGTAGAACTCAGGCGGCGGCATCCAGTGAACGTACCATTAGTACGCCTTTGATACCCGCAATCTCTTTGACCAGATCTCCGTTGGACCCGCCTTCGATATCGATGACTGTATAGGCCACGTCACCTCGTGATTTATTCAAAAGATCGATGATATTAATATCGTGATCGGCCAATATGGTGGTGATCTGACCAACCATGTTTGGAATATTGGCATTCGCAACCGTAATACGGGCCGCACCCGGCGCTCGTGGCATGATGGCTTCCGGGAAATTCACTGAATGCCGGATATTGCCGTTTTCCAGATACTCGCGAATATTTTCGGCGACCATCACCGCGCAATTCAATTCAGCTTCAGCGGTGGAGGCGCCCAAATGTGGAAGCGCAATCACACGTGGGTGGTTTTTCATGTCGTTGATCGGGAAATCGGTCACGTAGTAACGCAGTGTTTCCTCATCGAGTCGTGCCAGCAAGGCATCTTCATCCACAATACCGTCGCGAGCGAAGTTTAGAACCACGGCGTCATTCTTGAGTAATTTGATGCGGTTCTCATTGATCAGATTTTTGGTGCCTTCCACTAATGGCACATGCACACTGACCAGATCGGCGCGTGTACACAGGTCATCCAAACTAACTGCCTGTTCAACCCCGGCCGACATATTCCAGGCATTACGTACCGTGATGCTAGGATCAAACCCGATCACCCGCATACCCAGGGCCAGCGCGGCATTGGCAACTTCCACACCAATGGCTCCCAGACCAACCACGCCTAGAGTTTTACCCGGTATCTCGTAGCCGACGTATTGTTTTTTGCCCGCTTCGACGGCTTTTTTAAGGTCACCACCTTGCAGCTCCAGATCTTTTACGTATTGCCAGGCAGCCGGGATATTGCGCGCCGCCAAAAACATTCCGGCCAATACAAGTTCCTTAACCGCATTGGCGTTGGCACCCGGCGCATTCAATACCGGGATGCCCATTTGGCCATACTTTTCGATCGGGATGTTATTAACCCCGGCGCCGGCACGCCCAACGATCTTGACCGTATCTGGCATGTCAAAGTCGTGCATTTTGAAAGAGCGCAACATGATGGCATCAGGGTGTCCGATCTCGGAGGCGACTTCGTAAGTTTCACGAGGAAAATGATCCAGACCTTCTGGTGCGATGTTATTCAGGGTAAGTACTTTAAATGCAGTCATGTGGTCTTTTCTCTTTTACAAATTTAATAAATTATTAATGTCTTCCCTGTAAAGGCAGGGATCCAGAATTGCCTATTCATTGGATTCCTGCCTGCGCAGGAAAAACGAAAATGAAAGTGCGAATCAAACGTGGTCTTTCTCAAACTCCGCCATGAAATTCACCAGGGCCTCAACACCGGCCAAAGACATAGGATTGTAAATACTGGCACGCATACCACCGACCGAACGATGCCCTTTGAGATTTTTCAGTCCTGCTGCTTCAGCCAACTCAAGGAATTTGGCGTCCAGATCAGGTTTTGCCAGGGTAAATGGAATATTCATGCGCGAACGCGCATTGACGGCAACCGGATTAGCATAAAAAGCCGATTTGTCGATTGCGTTATAGAGTAATTGGGACTTGCGGGCATTCAAGTCACCCATGGCCGACACTCCGCCCTGGGCCTTGACCCATTTGAACACTTTACCCGCCATGTACCAGGCAAAGGTTGGTGGTGTGTTCGACATCGAACCGGCATCCGCCATGGTCTGGTAATCAAACACCGGGGAGACTTTTTGCCCAGTGCGTTGCATCAAGTCTTTTCTTACGATGACGATGGTTAGTCCTGCCGGCCCGATATTCTTTTGTGCACCGGCGTAAATGATGCCGTATTTATTCACATCAATTTCTTGTGACAAGATTGACGATGACATATCTGCAATCAGTAATCTATCGCCCACATCCGGTGCCGTATTAAATTCAACGCCGTGTACAGTTTCGTTTGAACAAATGTGCACGTATTGCGACTCATCACTCAGGTTCCAGGAAGAAACATCTGGGATCTCGGTGAATTTAGACGCCGCAGTATCGGCCGCCACATTCACCTTCACAAAGGTCTTGGCATGGGCCACAGCTTTTTTGCTCCACTGACCGGTGATCACATAATCCGCGGTATCGTCGGGTTGGCACAGGTTTTGTGGCACAAATGAAAATTGCCCGGTCGCACCGCCCTGCAAGAACAATACGGCGTAATCGTCGGAGACCCCCATTAGATCGCGCACATCCTGTTCGGCGGATTCGGCAATCTCGACAAAGGTTTTGGAACGATGACTGTGTTCCATGATGGACATGCCACTGCCCTGGTAATCGAGTAATTCTTGTTGGACTTCGCTTAAAACGGACTCCGGCAGAGTGGCCGGACCAGCACTGAAATTGTAGGCGCGCATGTTGGTTATAGGTCTTGTAGACAAATTGAGGCATTTTTCATGCCTTGGGTAAAAGAAAAAGCCTAAAATTTGTTCAATTTAGGCTTTGGAACACGACTTAAAACGTGTGTATGAATGATACAGGTTTATGTGAAAGATTTGTTAAGGATTTTTGACGAATTTTAGATTCAAATGAAACAAATTGTAAGAGTAGACTGAGATCAATCTATTGCTGCTAAACTTGGTCAAAATATTTAAGGACCAGCCCTCAATCATGCAAAAACTCAAACTACTAAACGTAATTCTCATGGGTCTTTTAGGCCTCGCCTCGGCCGCGGCTAAAGTCACTAAAGCGCCACAGGAGCTGGAATTCTTTGGCAATGCCGGATTAAGTGAAACTCTGGTGATGGTGTTTGGTGTAATTCAGTTAGTGAGTGCGATATTACTCTTCGTACCCAAAACCAGAAAGATTGGTGCGAGTGTACTTGCCCTGACATTCCTTTTCTCGACGGTGTTGATCTTCATGAGCGGCAATATTCAATTTGCAGTTTTCTCATTACTTCCGGTAGTGCTACTCGGATTCATTGTGTTAGAAAAAACAAAGCCCATCGAATGATGAGCTTGTTATAAGGCTTGGTTGATCCCTGCCTTCGCAGGAATGACGAAAAATTATTCCTCAGAGTCGTCCGACGTTTCCAGGGTAACCACTTCTTCGTCTTCAATTTCCGCCGCTTCGATCTTAACCAGTCCAACCAGGGCATCACCTTTATCCACGCGGATCAGGCGCACGCCCTGAGTGTTTCGACCAACTACTGAAATGCCGGCAACTTTAGTACGGATCAGGGTACCGTTAGCGGTGATGATCATACAGCCGTCGGCTTCTTTAACCTGTATAGCTCCTACCAGGTCACCATTACGTTCGGTCGCTTTAATCGCGATCATGCCTTGTCCACCACGGTTCTTCGCCATGAAATCGGTGTGCTTGGTACGTTTGCCGTAACCGTTCTCACACGCCAAAAGAATGTGCCCTTCTTCTTCAACCACGATCAGTGAGATCACTTTTTGATTGGCTTTTAATCGTATACCCCGTACCCCGGCCGCGGTGCGACCCATAGGACGAACTTTGTCTTCGGGGAAGCGGATGGCCTTCCCACTGCTGGCAAACAACATAATGTCTTGTGAGCCGTTAGTTACTGCCACATCGATCAAGGTGTTGTCATCGCGTAATTCGATGGCTTTCAAACCTGTGGTGCGTGGACGCGCAAAGGCCGTTAGTGCGGTCTTTTTGACGGTGCCATTCGAGGTTGCCATAAACACAAAATGATCATCATCAAAGTCGCGAATGGACAATACGGCATCGATGGTTTCGCCTTTTTCCAGAGGTAATAAATTCACAATGGGTTTACCACGGGCATTGCGACTCGCAATCGGTAGCTCATACACTTTCAAGGTATACACTTTACCGGTGCTGGCAAAACACAACAGGCTGTCGTGTGTACTGGCGATAAACAACTTGTCTACGTAATCTTCGTCTTTGGTTTTGGTGGCTGATTTGCCACGCCCACCACGACGTTGCGCCTGGTAATCCGATACCGGTTGGGCCTTGGCATAACCGCTGTGCGACAAGGTCACCACCACGTCTTCTTCAGTGATCAGATCAGTGATGCTCAGGTCCAGATGATTGGTTAAGATCACGGTACGCCGCGGATCGGCGTATTCTTCAGACACAGCCACCAGTTCCTGACGAATCACTTCAGACAAACGCTCACGACTACTCAGAATATCCAACAGGTCTTTGATGACTTCAAGAATTTCGCGATATTCATTAACGATCTTGTCTTTTTCCAGACCGGTCAGGCGATGTAAACGCAGATCCAGAATGGCTTGCGCCTGCATTTCGGTTAAACGGTATTCACCGTCCACCAGACCAAAGCCTTCACCAATTTCGTCGGGACGTGTGATGACATCGCCCGCGCGTTCCAGCATTTCTGAAACCAGATCCGGCGCCCAGGATTGGGCTACCAGTTTGGCTTTTGCCTCAGCCGGGGTCGATGCGGATTTGATCAGTGCAATGACCGGGTCGATGTTGTTCAAAGCGATCGCCAAGCCTTCCAGGATGTGCGCGCGTTTACGCGCTTTGGCCAGGTCAAATATGGTCCGGCGGGTCACCACTTCACGGCGATGGCGTAAAAATACCTGCAACACATCTTTGAGGTTTAACAGTCGCGGTTGACCATCAACCAGCCCAACCATGTTGATACCAAATACATGTTGTAAGGGGGTTTGTTTGTAAAGATTATTCAAAACCACATCGGCTACTTCGCCACGACGTAATTCGATCACCACGCGCATGCCGTCTTTGTCGGACTCATCCCGTAATTCGGTAATGCCTTCAATCTTTTTGTCTTTAACCAGGACCGCTATTTTCTCAATCAAGCGCGCTTTGTTTACCTGGAACGGCAATTCGGTAATGATAATGGCTTGCTTGTCGGCTTTTTTGGTGTCTTCGATATGGGTTTTGGCGCGTAGGTATATACGCCCTTTGCCAGTGTGATACGCATCATAAATGCCTTTTGCTCCATTAATGAATCCTGCCGTCGGAAAATCCGGCCCAGGCAGAAATTGCATTAATTCCATGATGCTTAGATCAGGATTTTCGATCAGGGCAATACAGGCATCCACAACTTCTTTGAGATTATGCGGTGGAATATTGGTGGCCATACCCACTGCAATACCGGAAGAGCCGTTGACCAGGAGATTGGGAACGCGCGTTGGTAAGACCGCAGGCTCGTGTTCGGATTCATCATAGTTCGGCACAAAATCAACCGTATTTTTTTCAATATCGGCCAGCATTTCATGCGCGATCTTGGCCATGCGTACTTCGGTGTAGCGCATGGCCGCCGGTGAATCACCGTCAACCGAACCAAAGTTACCCTGCCCGTCGATCAGCATGTGTCGCATCGAGAATGGTTGCGCCATTCGTACCATGGTGTCGTAAACCGCGGTATCACCATGCGGATGGTATTTACCGATCACATCACCCACGATACGGGCCGATTTTTTATAGGACTTGTTGTAGTCATTCCCCAGCTCTTTCATGGCGTACAAAACCCGGCGATGCACCGGTTTGAGCCCGTCGCGTACGTCCGGTAAGGCCCGACCCACGATCACGCTCATGGCGTAATCCAGATAAGACTGTTTCATCTCGTCTTCCAGGGTAATCGGGAGGACTTCTTTGGCGAAACTGTTTTTCTCAAATTCGGTCATTTTTTATCCGTTTTTCGGGGAATAGTAAAAATAGTGATTTTTATAATAAAAACAGGTGCTTAGAGCGTATCTAAAAGCACCTGTTAGAGCAGCGTGTAGGCTTGCAAAAACTGGCTCGAATTATACCAAAAACTGACTTGGTTTTCCCGAGTAAATTCTGTGTAAGAACTGCCGTTTCAGTTCGCTTTCCAGGCCTGAAGCTGAACTTGAAATTCATCACTTTTTGATCGATGCACAAGCCCTTTTTCAGTTACGATCGCATCTATCAGATGATGAGGAGTTACATCAAAGACCGGATTGTAAAAATCCAGGCCCTTGGGTGGCTTTTGCCGGCTTGCCGAGTGCCATAATTCTTCGGCCTCACGCTGCTCAATGGGAATTTGCCGGCCATCTGACAATTCATGATCCAGGGTACTGCTGGGGGCGGCAACCATGAATTTCACCCCGTGGGCTTTCGCGAGAACCGCCAATGCGTAAGTTCCGATCTTGTTGGCGGTATCACCATTTGCGGCAATGCGGTCAGCACCCACGATGACCCAATCGACTTTGCCATGCTGCATCAGCAGCGCTGCGGCAGAGTCGGCCTGAAGTGTGCAGGGTATATTGTCCCGCATTAACTCCCATACAGTTAAGCGCGACCCTTGTAACCACGGACGAGTTTCATCCACATAGACTTTGGAGAGCAAGCCCTTGGCCCAAGCCGTACGGATCACCCCAAGTGCCGTACCATGCCCTCCTGTTGCCAAGGCGCCGGTGTTGCAATGGGTCAGGGCCCGGGTTTCTTCATGCAACAAAGATGAACCGTATTCACCAATGGCTTTGTTCATTTGAACATCCTCAGCATGAATCTGTTTGGCTTCCTGGAGCGCAATGTCGAAAGCAGCGTCTTTAGAGTCCACACTGCCAAGAACTTTTTGCATTCGTTCTAATGCCCAAAACAAGTTCACCGCGGTTGGTCGTGAATCGGCGAGTGTTTTAATATCTTGTTGTAATGTGTTTTGCCAATCAGGCTGGGAAGATTTTCTTAACTGTAAACAAGCGAGCGCCACAGCGTATGCGGCGCTGATGCCGATCGCCGGGGCGCCGCGCACCACCATTTGTTGAATTGCACGTGCCACATCCAATGCCGTTGTATAACTCAACCACACTTCCTGGTCAGGCAGTAAACGCTGGTCGATCAGTTGGAGTTGATTGTTATCCCATTGGATTGGCGAAAAATTCGAACCAGACATGAAGAATACCGGGTTCAGTCTTCCAATAGAATTTCACGCAAGGCTGCATACTCAGCGGGCACATCTATTGACAGCAATTCGGAATCTTGCACTTTGGCCAAAGCGTCTGGCAGATCCACCGCTATGCCATTCACACTCATGACATCCAGGAATTTGGCTGGATGCGCCGTACCCAAGACCGCCGTGTGATCCCATAATTGTGCGGCAAATAAAGCCAGTGAAGTGTGCGGGTCGGCAATGTAGCCGTTTTTAGCCACATGCTGCATCATTTCACGGGTTTGCTGCTCAGTTACCGAAACCGAGAATAAGGACTCGTTCACTTTGATGTTGTAATTCGCCGCCAAATGCGAGACCCGGGGGAAATTGTTCGGACGCGCCACATCCATTGCATTACTGATGGTTTCAACAGTGGGTCTGGGATCCCATTTTTTTGTTTCAAAAAATCGCGGCACGGTGTCATTAGCATTGGTCGCGGCAAGAAAGCGTTCTATCGGCAAACCCATGGCCTTGGCCATCAGTCCGGCGGTTACATTGCCAAAATTTCCGCTGGGCACACAGACGTTTCTCACAGTGGGACGTTGCGCCAAGATCTCAAAGTAATAACAGATCTGGGCCAGCAAGCGTGCGACATTGATCGAATTGGCCGTGCTGATAGAAACCTTGTCACGCAAATCATCATCGCTAAAAGCTTGTTTGACCATGGCCTGGCAAGCATCAAAATCGCCATCCACTGCCAGGGTTTGAATATTATAGCCAAGGGTGCAAAAAAGTTTTTCCTGCAAAATTGAGATCTTGCCTTTCGGATACAAAACCACGACCGGGGTTTTCTCTTGCCCAAAAAATGCATGCGCAACAGCCGCTCCGGTATCGCCGGAAGTTGCCGTGAGTATTGTGGTTTCTTGTTCACCCAAGACGTGATCCAGACAACGCGCCAAAAAGCGTGCACCAAAGTCTTTAAAGGCAAGCGATGGCCCGTGAAACAATTCCATCACATAGCGGTCCCTTTTTTCATTCACGCAAGGGATTTCAATGGGGAAATTAAACGCCTCTGTGACAATCCCGGTCAAGCTGTCTTTGTCGATATCCGGTTCAACAAATGGTGCCAGTATCTCGATACTGCGCTCGACAAAATTCATCTCGAGCAGACGTTCTATCTGCCGGTCCAGGTATTCAGGTATTTTTTCAGGCATAAACAAGCCCTGTCGAGAACCCAAACCACGTTGAATGGCTTCGCCAAAACTGACCGTTTCGGATTTATCTTTTAGATTGTAGTAACGCATTTAAACCAACCTGGCACCATGCCGATCACAGTTCGCCCTAACGACGAATCCACCCTCCTGACAGTATTCAGAAGCTAGATAATCCACTATACCGTCAACATCATGTTGTTTGTCGACTAGCGCAAAAATAGTTGGCCCTGAACCGGATATACCCGACGCCAAGACCTTGAATTGGTTACGCAAACCCTGAGTTACCGTGTCAAACTCCGGCAAAAAGCGTGCCCGGTATGGCTCAGCGATCAAGTCTTGAATATTGGCCGCCGCCCTGTTCAGGTCATTTCGATGCAAGGCATCGACAAAATGCGCCAGATACTGCATTTGACTGATCACAGCTGAGCGTGGATACGCTTGCGGTAAAGCTTGTCGCGCCTGAGCGGTTGGTACATCCACACCGGAATACGCCAACACCAATGACCAGTCCTCGGGCCAGGGTAATAGATT encodes the following:
- the gyrA gene encoding DNA gyrase subunit A, with protein sequence MTEFEKNSFAKEVLPITLEDEMKQSYLDYAMSVIVGRALPDVRDGLKPVHRRVLYAMKELGNDYNKSYKKSARIVGDVIGKYHPHGDTAVYDTMVRMAQPFSMRHMLIDGQGNFGSVDGDSPAAMRYTEVRMAKIAHEMLADIEKNTVDFVPNYDESEHEPAVLPTRVPNLLVNGSSGIAVGMATNIPPHNLKEVVDACIALIENPDLSIMELMQFLPGPDFPTAGFINGAKGIYDAYHTGKGRIYLRAKTHIEDTKKADKQAIIITELPFQVNKARLIEKIAVLVKDKKIEGITELRDESDKDGMRVVIELRRGEVADVVLNNLYKQTPLQHVFGINMVGLVDGQPRLLNLKDVLQVFLRHRREVVTRRTIFDLAKARKRAHILEGLAIALNNIDPVIALIKSASTPAEAKAKLVAQSWAPDLVSEMLERAGDVITRPDEIGEGFGLVDGEYRLTEMQAQAILDLRLHRLTGLEKDKIVNEYREILEVIKDLLDILSSRERLSEVIRQELVAVSEEYADPRRTVILTNHLDLSITDLITEEDVVVTLSHSGYAKAQPVSDYQAQRRGGRGKSATKTKDEDYVDKLFIASTHDSLLCFASTGKVYTLKVYELPIASRNARGKPIVNLLPLEKGETIDAVLSIRDFDDDHFVFMATSNGTVKKTALTAFARPRTTGLKAIELRDDNTLIDVAVTNGSQDIMLFASSGKAIRFPEDKVRPMGRTAAGVRGIRLKANQKVISLIVVEEEGHILLACENGYGKRTKHTDFMAKNRGGQGMIAIKATERNGDLVGAIQVKEADGCMIITANGTLIRTKVAGISVVGRNTQGVRLIRVDKGDALVGLVKIEAAEIEDEEVVTLETSDDSEE
- the aroA gene encoding 3-phosphoshikimate 1-carboxyvinyltransferase, whose translation is MSKSILFNAKSKPLAGTLRVPGDKSITQRAYIFGAMAEGITTVHHPLNSADAEATLQAVIDLGATLVEKTDDMVVIKGVGQKGFTAPDSGMIDCQNSGTGMRLLCGAVAGQNIEISLSGDASLNKRPMERVAVPLRGMGASVTTEDGKPPIKIHGGGLHGIEYHSGVASAQVKSCVLLAGLQANGQTTLVEPQRSRDHTEKMLPSFGVQLESTIIETTGANRVVIQGGQKLAGTDVTVPADPSSAAFILVAAALVPDSDVILNEVGMSPPRTGLIRALRKMGARIEIQNSRFLGQEPVADLRISHSKLNPVHINPAEVSDMVDEIPVLMLAASLTEGESVFEGLHELRVKESDRLGLMIDNLKAIGVDCEISAGDGAVIRGKQQLPMLEAPADWQVAHDHRLAMTGMVAALVSPSRINVLEPKAVDVSWPAFLADLESLMA
- a CDS encoding phosphoglycerate dehydrogenase, translating into MTAFKVLTLNNIAPEGLDHFPRETYEVASEIGHPDAIMLRSFKMHDFDMPDTVKIVGRAGAGVNNIPIEKYGQMGIPVLNAPGANANAVKELVLAGMFLAARNIPAAWQYVKDLELQGGDLKKAVEAGKKQYVGYEIPGKTLGVVGLGAIGVEVANAALALGMRVIGFDPSITVRNAWNMSAGVEQAVSLDDLCTRADLVSVHVPLVEGTKNLINENRIKLLKNDAVVLNFARDGIVDEDALLARLDEETLRYYVTDFPINDMKNHPRVIALPHLGASTAEAELNCAVMVAENIREYLENGNIRHSVNFPEAIMPRAPGAARITVANANIPNMVGQITTILADHDINIIDLLNKSRGDVAYTVIDIEGGSNGDLVKEIAGIKGVLMVRSLDAAA
- a CDS encoding histidinol-phosphate transaminase, coding for MSKQIDFYSLAQAGVRDLKPYVPGKPVSELQRELGLEQIVKLASNENPLGPSDRVKSAVIAALDEQARYPDASGFELKDQLAEKHGLNPNQITLGNGSNDVLVLLAQAFLTPQHNSVFSQYAFAVYPIATKAVNAEARIASANPVSHSQPLGHDLKAMAELVDENTRLIFIANPNNPTGTWIDSAELEAFVANVPDTALVVVDEAYTEYVTDQDIPDTSKWLSKYPNLVVSKTFSKAYGLAGFRVGYCLSHPDVADLLNRIRPPFNVNSLALVAAQTALQDEDYLQRSVELNETGKAYLSRELKALGLTVIPSATNFLLVDMGEEASGLNRQLLEAGVIVRPVGNYGLPNHLRVSIGLKQENEFFVQALQKILK
- a CDS encoding (d)CMP kinase, producing the protein MKNNKIITIDGPSGSGKGAISRLLAQKLGWDLLDSGALYRLVALQSEQENIGLADVPALVNIARNLPVVFHSEDADDETRVLLNGEDVSLAIRAEAISERASKVAVLPEVREALLQRQRDYATENGLVADGRDMGTVVFPQAALKLYLTASAKARAQRRHKQLLGKGISAKIDGLYSGILARDERDASRSSSPLKPADDAIQIDTTNIGIDEVMQIVVRLVEDLMS
- the serC gene encoding 3-phosphoserine/phosphohydroxythreonine transaminase → MRAYNFSAGPATLPESVLSEVQQELLDYQGSGMSIMEHSHRSKTFVEIAESAEQDVRDLMGVSDDYAVLFLQGGATGQFSFVPQNLCQPDDTADYVITGQWSKKAVAHAKTFVKVNVAADTAASKFTEIPDVSSWNLSDESQYVHICSNETVHGVEFNTAPDVGDRLLIADMSSSILSQEIDVNKYGIIYAGAQKNIGPAGLTIVIVRKDLMQRTGQKVSPVFDYQTMADAGSMSNTPPTFAWYMAGKVFKWVKAQGGVSAMGDLNARKSQLLYNAIDKSAFYANPVAVNARSRMNIPFTLAKPDLDAKFLELAEAAGLKNLKGHRSVGGMRASIYNPMSLAGVEALVNFMAEFEKDHV